GATATGTTTTTAGgatccttaaaaaataaaagaattaatatattCAATCTGCGGATATTTGCAATACCCATAAAAAATTTAGCCTAACCtgcttggattaaaaaaaaaaaaaaatggtcaagtttatattttataaaatatcaaaagtcttaaatataattataaattaaaacccAACCCATTATATCCACGAACATCCCTAATTTGAGTGGTGTTTGGTTTGGTTATAACAAAGCAATGAAAATGGTGGAAACATTTCtccctatagtttttttttttttttttaattatataaatttattgcaAAACCTttataatgcttgattttagtGAGTGTTTGAGAGTTaagtagtttttgttttttagtacattttatttgaaaaaaatatcaaattgattatattttagtgttttttgatgattttgatatgttaatgttaaaaaaatttctaaaaaaatattattttgatatattttaaaacgaaagcacttttaaaaatactataaattacaaaacacacacataaaataataagaggCAGTAAATGTGTTTTTCGATGACATATGTGCGAGAGAAAATCGCCAGTAAGGAATACATGGGATACGTAGCCTGAAGAGGGGATGTTGAGGTTTGAATTTGGATCATCATTGCAAAAAAAGAATCCATGATGCCTTCATAACATGCACCTCTAAAGGAATTAAAACTAGACCTGTGGATTATATTTTACTCGCATTCACAAAGTTAACCTTTTTCTCCAACtaaatcctcaaaattttgatttttttttttaaaatttagccCTCGCAGTAGCATATCGGTGGTTATTTTGCAAAACCTGTCATTCTATGAAGATGGTATTTATTGGAGGTGAAAAGTGAAGGATAAGATGTCTTTGTTAGTGTGGAATGAGCAGCATACAAGTTTGTCCTGTTTGCTACGTTTAGGAGTTCATTGACTTGTATGCAACCTTTGTAATGTGGACAAATGTGGCTTTCAAAGGGGCATGCACAGATGGACTCTCTGCTAATTGCAATTATGTAGAAGTAGATTGTTGCTTTCTCTAAAAACGAAGTTTGCAAAATTTCTTGAGCTTGATTTTCTGATTCAATTTTGTTTCAGAAGGGGGGGTAAATTGCAGTAGTCacttcaagttttttaaatttttttcgtgGTTTTTGCAATATTAATCTAGAAAAATTCTGAATTTTGCAGGGATCGATGGTGTTGGGCTAGGGCTTATTATGCATCATCAATCTCTGGGAGAGTAAGTGTTCTGATCAAGTGTACCATACTTTTAGCAATGAGAATCTTGCTacctaatatgtttttttcctttgaaaataGGATTTTCGACATATGGTGCTTGCATATTCCAGTTAAGGATAGAACATCATTTACTGGTCATTTTCTATCTCATTCTATTACTAGTTAACTCATTTTATGTAACCAACAGCAAGTATAATTAGACccttgcttttttatttatatttttaatcttattggTTCAGACCTAGTGAAGTTGGTAGAACAAACAGTTAGATCAGAGAACTGCCATTCACCCAATAGACCCATATATCTTGTTGGAGAATCTCTTGGAGCATGCCTTGCATTAGCCGTTGCAGTTCGTAACCCTGATATTGATCTTTCACTTATTTTGGCCAATCCAGGTACGCTTCGTATTGAAAACTAAACACATAGTTTGACAGATATTATCCCTACTTATGAGTGGTTGGATGTTATAGTAGATTTTTCAGTTAAAAGCAAGAATCGATACAAGTACTTAAATGGAAAACGTGTATTTATCATCAGAGTTGccaaattgagttactgattttTCAATGGTCCATTTGACTATCCAAACGTTTGGAATGGCAGcactaattttttgaaaaatgaattgaTGCAAGAGGCTGGTTAACACTTGGGAACCAAAGAGATGGATTTATTGCACAAGCCTCTGTTAGAATTTCAAGAAATGCGTAGATATACTTTCACAGCCACATAGATGTGCTTTTGGAAGgtctttctttgttgttttataGCTGCACTAATTTGTTCAAGATTTTATTGCAGGAACTTCTTTTGAGAAGTCACAGTTGCAACCTCTCATACCTCTATTGGGAATCATACCAGTTCAATACCAGCTTAGCCTTTCTTATATGCTGAGCTCCATGACAGGTTCATCTTTATTGTCTACTAGAGCCACATTTTTTGCTACTATgtgaattttttcttataacaaATAGCATAGGTTACATAGATGCTTGGGCACTGCCAAGCTTGCTTCTAAAAGGTGGGGATGATGTTGACTCGTTTGTAAACATTTGATAAGAAAATGAAGTTCAAAGTTCTTTATGTCAGATTGTGATAAAAAAGTTGGACCGTGATAAATGAGTGTAAAATCCATGTTATAGTCTGCATATTGTAAGAAGTTTCAGTTAATTGCCTGGTGAATATCTTCCAACTCTATGGATAGAAGATTATTTCCTAATCCTTTACTTACGATAATCTTTCAGATCTTAGTAGTTTGGGTATGTTGCCAGAAGCATAATGAACCATTTGATTTCTGCGTGgccatttttttcctttgttattCTCTTTGGTAGAGATTGAGGGTGTAAATAGTTAAGTAATTACATGTTACTGTAGTTTTACACTGGTTTTTATCACTATCACAATATGATTCCACAAGTGAATAATGATAGGTCTGGTTTCGGATCTTGAACATTTGGTTTGAGATCAATGCTATGCCTATTTGAAATTTGCACAAGAGGTCTGTTCATTGTGTTGTTGATTTTCATGACACTATAAGGTATCAATCAAAGTCGGTGCCCAATggcttttttctcctttcaaaataaatagcatgCATTTGAAAAGTCAGAATGAAATCGAGTAAGATGCCATAGTCTTCAAACTGAAATTGCTGCAAGGAACGGATTATGTAAATTTATCCCTTTcctttgctatttatttttctggtcAGTTCCCTGGTATATTTGAATtttgcatgctaaaacatttcaAATTAAGTATCACACACATTTTTATCCCCAGCTGATACCAGCTATGGCCTTCCGCGTTTAGGTGATCCTTTGAGGATGACAATGGACAAGGTAATGAAGGGACTTACTCTACAACAAACAGCCGAAGGATTATTGAAAGATGTTGCTGCAATGTCATCATATGTCTATGTAAGATTCCATGTTAggttatttaaaataactattttcatatttaacTCCTGAAATCTAGTATGCATATCCGTAAGATGTCAAAGACACTTTTTTCAACATATCAAGAACTCTTGTCTTTAGCTTCTCTTGTGATGACAGATCTATCATTATTATGATCCATGCATCTCCAGACCtcagaaaaaataatcatgttggACATCTGTTGGAATTTGTGGTCTGTTCAAGTTTATGTGGAGATGATAGTGATGCCCTGTACCTCGTTTTGATGCTGATACCaggccatgtttttttttaaacttgtaaaaaagaaattgataattTATGTCACAGGTTCTAGCTAATATCTTACCCGAAGATACACTTCTGTGGAAGCTAAAGATGCTTAAATCGGCTTCAGCATTTGCCAATTCACGCCTCCATGCTGTGAAAGCTCAAACGCTGCTACTCACCAGGTCCTACTCTTGGCATAATCTATCCTGTGTCAGCATTTGAGTAGAATATAGATATCATggaactatttttattttttccgtCACTTCACCCAATAGCTTAACTACAATAAAATCACAAGAATTCTTTCCCTTCCACCTCCtcccaaaaaagaagaaaagaaataggaGCTTGTTCTAGATCTACAATGTGAACCCCTAATGGATAgctagttttaaataaaaaggtttccAATTTCACTAATTGAAGTTCTCTCTTCTTCCCCAATGCTAAAAACAGTTCTTATCTTGAAGCTTTAAGCATAAAAAGACAATGTGACTAGGAAGTTGGCTTTATGATCTGAATTATCCACTTGAActttaattgatgaaaaatctACATGCACTGTCTTATCAGGGTTTGAACTTTTACAAGTTATCTTTATTGAAGGAATGCCAACATTATTTTTCCTGCTTGATGTTAGAATGTTTTCtgctttcaatttgatttttccaGAATGATGAGGTTTAGCTGGCTGTGTTGTTTTTAGTGGGAGGGATCAGTTACTACCAAGTGAAGACGAAGGCAAAAGACTTCACCGTGCACTTCCAAAATGTGAAATTCGTAGGTTTAATGACAATGGTCATTACCTCTTCTTGGTACAATAAACTCTCTTCTGTCTATATTTTGTATATCCATCTAAAAGATATTATGTTTCAATTGTTATACAGaaactttttgttttgatatatgtTATAGTTAAGCCCCATTGTGCAGGAAGATGGAGTTGATTTGGTGACTGTCATCAAAGGTGCTAGTTTCTATCGCCGTGGGAAATGCCGTGACTACGTTTTTGATTATATACCTCCAACCCCCTctgaattcaaaaatatatgtgaATCAAACAGGTAGCCTTATTTACTATCTTAAAAATACCTATAACCAGTCAGTGGTTAGCAGCTGCAGCTAAAGCTCAAACGTATTCTTAAGATTAATTGAGTTGTAGTAGAATCATATTTATTATGAATAATATTCTCATAATTATCATGTTTCAGGTTGTTTATGCGTGCTACCAGCCCTGTAATGCTGTCAACTTTAGAAGACGGGAAGATTGTGAAGGGCCTTGCAGGAATTCCTTCGGAGGGACCAGTCTTGTTCATTGGTTATCACATGTTATTGGGATATGAATTGGTGCCAATGGTCATGAACATTTTGTTGGAAAGAAACATTCTTATGAGAGGGATGGCACATCCAATGATGTTtatgagaaagaaagaagggaatTTACCTGAATTATCAAGTTTTGACACATACAGAATAATGGGTGCAGTTCCTGTTTCCGGAACCAATTTGTACAAACTTCTATCTTCGAAGGCCCATGTGCTACTGTACCCAGGAGGCCTGCGTGAGGCCTGTCATCGAAAGGTAATTCTTTGAATGGTTATGTTTTACCATAATAAACATTTCTTATTTGGTAGTAAATTCAACGTTCAGACTGGTCAAAATTTTGAATCTTGATACTgttcaaaataaagaaaattgaatcttgattttaattgttgCAAGGATGCCACTTGCTTTGTAGGGGGGAATTGTCTGAAATAAAGTGGCAGGTGGCTCATTTCCTTGATATGAGTAAATGTCGAACATATGGGGCAATGATGATGTAATACAAACcccaacaaataaattaaacaaaacattgCGTAAGATTCAGATGGTGAGGGAtatcaagaattgcctcttcGCAATAGTATAAAATATTAGGAAAACTATGAAATAGGTCAGCTAGTAAGTCCAGTCATAGAggcgaaaaaagaaaacaaaaagagcTTTCCTTTCTTAACAAGGTATGATACTATATGTGAAAAGCCAGTTGAGCAAGGGACTAGTGTGGTTGGTGTAGGTTGATCAATAATCATGCACATAACCAATTAATTCAAGTCATATCACCAACATGATATATGTTACCAAAGAGAACTACCTTCCACTGTTTTGGAAATTCAATATGGAGGAGGGCACATGGATTTAGCTTTAATTTATACAGCACGATGGAAACTCAGTTTCTTTGGCTTCATTTCTATATATTATGTGGCCATGCAGATACAAAGTGTTTAAATAGCCTTGCAGAACTCAACTCTTCATGTGTACCTTTCAGGGTGAACAATACAAGCTAATCTGGCCAGAGCAATCTGAGTTTGTTAGAATGGCAGCAAGGTTTGGAGCAAAAATTGTACCATTTGGTGTTGCTGGAGAAGATGATTTTGGTGAAGTAAGTCTGGagagattcattttttttcttattgtttttcccTCGGTTTATTTTTGTGTAGAACATTCACTGGTTTGTTATTTTCTCACTCTCAAAACTTGTTCAAAACATGAGATTTTGGGGAATAGATACAGTAACCATGCAAATGTCGTTAAGCATGTGCAAAGCatttaataatgataaagaTCCACAAGCATAATCACGAAGGAAGCAAAAGCTTTGTGACTCACAGCCAGTGTGGCTGAAAAGTGTTGTTGGTAGTGATCTAGTAGTGATATAAACATCAGTCTGTGTGTTTACATGAGTAACGTGGATGAACTGTGACTTATGATCTCAAACACGACATCTACACCATTTAAAGACGCTGTATACGATCCCCTTTTGTCAAAGTCTCTTTCTGTTACAGTGGTTTGACTTGATGCTGGTGAATGACTGTGAGTCTATTGTCTCAGATAGTTTTTGATTATGATGATCAAATGAAGATTCCTTTCGTTAAGGATTTTATTAAATCACTGTCGGAGGAGGCTGACACAGTGAGGTATGTTATCTTTGCTCGACTTTTATTGAATCACAATTTATGATTGATTTATTTGTATTTCcaaatttatttcctttaagtTTCCTTATTCTCAGTAAAAACTATCGtacctcttttttattataggaGTGGATTGAATTCTGAGGTGAACCAAGATATTCATTCTCCGGTAGTCTTGCCAAAATTTCCAGGCAGGTTTTATTACTATTTTGGGAAACCAATTGAAACAGAAGGTATGATCATTGGACAACCTGTTGTATTAAATATAATCATTCACTAGTAGATTGGTTTGAATTACTGATTATGTAAAGTGgtcatttaaattttacaatGCTGTTTGGATAATTCATATACAAAAGATTGATTTCGATCACAAATTCTGCTCCGCAGGAAGGATGAGTGAATTAAGAGACAAGGACAACGCGCATGAGTTATACATGCAAGTCAAGTCTGAGGTGGAGAAATGCCTAGCTTTTTTGCaggagaaaagagagagtgaTCCTTATAGAAATTTATTGGCTCGGCTAGCTTACCAGTCCACGCATGGGTTTGATTCTGAAGTTCCAACATTTGAACTCTGATTCTTCTGCAGTCTACACATGCATTTTGATATGATACTCAAGCTGGATTCTCAAATAAGCTCAGCAAAATGGCATATGCTGGAGCCTCACGGTACGATCCAAATCATTGTTGTACCCTCCAATTGATAAATAAGTAATCATAATTCCATGTCTTGATTAGATGGTATATCACACAATCCATGATGTTACATTCATTGATTCCGCATTTAGACGCATACATGACAGTCAAACAAGAGGCCTTGATTGGGGAACTCAGATTTCTAAATGAATTTGTACTGTATGTATTTGGATGAACACCATCTGTATAACATTTTGATCAAAGGACAGATTCTCCAAAGGCTCTTTGGCAGCTTTGAGTATCTTCACTGTTTAATGTAGTCCTtacaaatactaaaatatacaacgttggaaaaaaaatacaagaactcCTTATCAATGTCTCtcatttttttggattaaacgttttaaacaccttttttttttttttgtctcacaGCTGAGTAATGTGTGGTAGCTTCACAACATTTAAGCGGTCATCACACATTATACATGGATCTTGTGTTCCATGAAGCCACCATTTCATAGATAGGATTGCTTTCCTTAATGTCACACCAGTTGTCTCATAGGATTGCATACTAGTTTTCAAACCCCTCTTCTTTGATATCCCGTATGCATGCTAGTTTGCCAATCATCTCATACAATCACATTTCTCTTCTGTTATCATTGTATCGTGTCATATATTGCTTCCTCCATCATaagagtgaaagaaaaaaagttggcTTGGATTTCTGTTGCTAATTGTTGTTGCTGCCGAAACAACACCTAAGACGATGAGGATTAAATAACCCAACCACCTactcatttccttttctttttgttgacaAATTTCATTCAAAGAGTAGAAACAGGTACATTAATCTCCGCTAGGTCTATCAAATAGGGAGGTACATCCTCCATAATAGTAGTCTCCTGACTTTCATACTGGGTTAAATTAGCTAAAGAATGATCTAGTCTATTGTACCCTCTTCTACCATGCTCACAAGAGAATTCATGGAAAGAATTTGCAATATAGAGTATGTCCCTAATGATAACTGAGAGGCAATCATCATTATAGTTGCATTTTTTCAGGAGGTTTGCAATCCATATCTAGGTTAATATGGGAGAAACTTGCTTCTTGAGCTCATAACACCCTATATAATGCAGCTTGAGCTTCGCCAATAGGGATTGATTTGTTGGGGGATCCGACTGATGATATACTGATAGTTGCTCATTGGAGGCTAAACACACTAGCACAATATTTAAGATGGTTtggcaaaccgcctacatccacgggagaagagctaatattattagagatatagactctgtttgtttgctggaaagtagttttcttttggaaagtgaattccggggaaagtgaattccaagaaagtattttccgatgtttggtagtgtaatggaaaatgagttggaaaacacttttcagtgtttggttatgtcatggaaaatgagctggaaaataacttattaatattttatttttctcaagtttattaaaatagtgaggaacaaatcttacaaattaaaaagttgaatgagaatgaaattgaaaaaaatatatataatttcataaattatctcaaataaaataaataataatcaaaataatagagatcaaatctaaaaaattaaaaaaaatgaaagatgaagaaattaaaataataataatcaacatttcataaattatttcaaataaaataagtaacaatcaaaagaatgaggctcaaatttgatagataaaaaatttcaataaaaatatgataaggaaaaagcaaatagtaattataaaaataaggaccaaagttaatataaaaataaaattttaagagatgaaattaaaaaataaatattcaaaacaaaatatatatagcaatcaaaagtttgaggattaaatttaatataatcagtaaataatgacatttctaaatttttcacaacttccggaaagtgttttccccccaaattttttaggaaaatactttcctgaaaaccaagctaaatttttcttttactggaaagtgttttccattaaccaactttcctactggcaaacaaacacaaaaaagtttgGACAGTGATTTtctggaaaccactttccggaaaacaaacacagctaaaaggaaaacacttttttgaaaaccaggtcaaatttttctttgattgaaattgactggaaagtgtttttcgttgatcggaaagtattttccattgactagaaagtgttttccgttgaccaactttcctaatgacaaacaaacacatgaaagtttggaaaatggtttcccggaaactactttccgggaaacaaacatggccatAGAGAAAGGGTTACAacacacatggaggaggatcacttcactcAAACTCTACTCCCATTGCTCACACTCACTGCTACACAAGGTAGCAGGGCTGCTGCCCTTGGCAGCCCCTCTCTCTTTTGTTCTCTACTTGTttttctctcactctctctcattttgctctcaaataatgcctctatttataggcatcaatggtaAGACAAGAGGCCATCAATTATGGCATAAATGGTGGTAGCACATGGGTTGTACCATTTTTGTCAATGGTTGGTGCAACTACCATTGTAGCCTTTTGACAATGGCAACCTTCCATCTTAGGGTAGGCTGAAAAGTTGTTTCATGATTGCTGCACATTAATGACAACAATCCTAACAATCACCTCTTTTGCCATTcatgtgggcaattgtcctcttacTTCATTAGCACAAGCTTGTATTCTGCAGtttttccaagcttaccattccgagagcgttTGTGGTCAATTTCACAGGTGCTTGCCACActtttcaatcaccagagttaCCAAAACACCCTTTTGCTCACTCCAAAGGATCACTACAACCAGATAGTCTTccacatcacatctgaagagtgttaacgctggTCTCTAGGACATAACAAtcccttcgagcgtatcaaccatgctcggttcggaatgatttatcaagcctcacATCACCAgttatatctagccatcacattggCTCTGAGGCGTTCTGAAttggggctcctatcatggccctcacactaTCTCTCAAAGGTGTCTCCACTTGTCGTCATGCGGCGGTATGATCTTGGCCTCATATTGTGGCCCGCACACCTtctatctgaggtgtctccgcttgTCATGTGGCAGTTTGAACTTGGACTCGTATCATGGTCCTCAACACTTTCTTTAAGGTATCTTTGCCTGTTGTCATGGGGCAGTCACATCCTCTTTTAGCTGGGATGACTCTAGTGACTCCAAGATTCtttaccaccatgtggacttagAAGAGATTATTGACactgactacatagaaagagagagTTGCGGTACACTCCTCGTAATCATCCACCTCAATTTCTATATTTGGAGCTTCTACGTCTTTTtgcttgacagctccacctacaccaatTCTCTTTAGTGTCCTTGCCTTtcataggcggtcgccttttatcacaggtgttcgcaccccctcaattaggtgcatctacaacagctcatctttccatccttacATGTATTGGAAAGGCCTTCGCgtgttgtcttcatcaagagcgcaagagacttcctgttgtacaaagtctctgctctgagcttcatctaggaactcttcttcttcttgtacctgttgtctcattacagtatCTTGTTGGATCCTTCGAGTACTcttgcacaatctccgtgtgccctcgtgcaatttctattctccagatttctctctattccttgcttatgtttgacagcagctcatcctgtcacaacacctatacaagtcaaaatagggtgatatagtcattcaaagaCAACTATGTGCATTTTCCAAAAAATGTTTGTGCATTTTCTGTAGTCATTTTCAGGATGAGTGTTTGTgcattgttggtgggagaaaccactgatGGTGGCTTTGGAACActtagaggggataaaacacggttttatttcaaaacaacaagcttacaaaatataaacaaaaactcTTAATACACACCCTTTCATTctctctagtgtttctctcgTCTTTCTCACACATAATAGCATAAACTTAGCTgcctatttatacataaattgaaaataagaaaattcaaactttaagtGGTGGTTGGGTGATTGACAGTTGGCGGATGCAGGTGGTGGTTGGGTGGTTGATAGTTGGTGGCTGCAGGTGGTCGTTGGTGGTTGATTGAGTTTACCACAACAAAGtccccctttaaactcaattgaggaatgtcatgccaagcatgaacttcAATCTGATAAATATTTCTCCCTTCAATGGATTTGTAAAGATATCtgcaacttgatcatttgttttgCAGGATATCAATTCAACTTCTTTGTTCTTGACATGCTCTTGGATAAAATGATGACGTGTATCAATGTGTTTACTTTTTTCATGATACATTAGATTCTTGGCTAACGCAATTGCTGATCGATTATCAATATAAATCTTTGTAGGACTTTCTAgaggaaatcccaaaaacttcaACATATTCCTTAACCAAATTAAATGACATAAAGTTGAGTTGGCAGCAACATACTCAGCTTCACAGCTTGATAACGTTACTATTAATTGattcttggatgaccatgtgaaagatgtaTCTCCTATGAAAAAGACAAATCCAGTTGTGCTCTTCCTTTCATCCAAATCTCTACCCCAATCACTATTCGAGCAGCCAACAAGATTGAAGTTTTTACTTGAGGTttaaaacataccttcatttattgttcttttgatgtagcgaagaattctcttAGTTGCATTCAAGTGAGACTGGTCTAGTGTCTATGTATCTGTTGATAAGTCTAACTCCGTAGAGTATATCTGGTTtggtacatgtcaagtaccttaagcttcttactaagcttttgaagtaagttggatcaacatttccagCTTTACTTTTCCTCAATTCTACTTAATTCTCAACTGGAGTTGATACCGGATTGTagctttccatcttgaacctTTCAACAATATCTTTGGCATAACTGTTTTGGGATAAAAATCCATTCTTCTTTCTGTGTtacttctaagccaagaaaatgtgCCATTAGATCAATGTCTGTCATCTCAAACTCATGTACCATGCTTTTCTTGAAGTCTTCAAATATGGTAAAATTGTTACTGgtgaatatcaagtcatcaacatataggcacGCAAATAATATGTTGTCTTCTGcttctttcttcacatatattgCGTGTTTATATGgacatttttcaaattcattatcttgaaaatacctgtcAATTCTGGTATTCCAAGCACGTGGAGCTTGCTTCAAATCGTACAAGGCTTTTttcaacttgtatactttgccttcattttcagcttcaatgtatccaagtggttgttcaacatagatcTTTTCTTTTAGGAAGCCATTCAGAAATGCTGACTTCACATCG
This genomic interval from Populus alba chromosome 1, ASM523922v2, whole genome shotgun sequence contains the following:
- the LOC118055308 gene encoding phytyl ester synthase 2, chloroplastic-like isoform X1, producing MAATGGCVAFSTVVRSCQLTPPPSSGNLRPNPSQRQFAVSSESQFTTTVRGETKRTFGENGIFKEKHKEEAREGVTKERQKNPYELELERNESDEDRSRKSLKDYFEESKDLIRSEGGGGGGPPRWFSPLDCGSRLDDSPLLLCLPGIDGVGLGLIMHHQSLGEIFDIWCLHIPVKDRTSFTDLVKLVEQTVRSENCHSPNRPIYLVGESLGACLALAVAVRNPDIDLSLILANPGTSFEKSQLQPLIPLLGIIPVQYQLSLSYMLSSMTGDPLRMTMDKVMKGLTLQQTAEGLLKDVAAMSSYVYVLANILPEDTLLWKLKMLKSASAFANSRLHAVKAQTLLLTSGRDQLLPSEDEGKRLHRALPKCEIRRFNDNGHYLFLLSPIVQEDGVDLVTVIKGASFYRRGKCRDYVFDYIPPTPSEFKNICESNRLFMRATSPVMLSTLEDGKIVKGLAGIPSEGPVLFIGYHMLLGYELVPMVMNILLERNILMRGMAHPMMFMRKKEGNLPELSSFDTYRIMGAVPVSGTNLYKLLSSKAHVLLYPGGLREACHRKGEQYKLIWPEQSEFVRMAARFGAKIVPFGVAGEDDFGEIVFDYDDQMKIPFVKDFIKSLSEEADTVRSGLNSEVNQDIHSPVVLPKFPGRFYYYFGKPIETEGRMSELRDKDNAHELYMQVKSEVEKCLAFLQEKRESDPYRNLLARLAYQSTHGFDSEVPTFEL
- the LOC118055308 gene encoding phytyl ester synthase 2, chloroplastic-like isoform X2, giving the protein MAATGGCVAFSTVVRSCQLTPPPSSGNLRPNPSQRQFAVSSESQFTTTVRGETKRTFGENGIFKEKHKEEAREGVTKERQKNPYELELERNESDEDRSRKSLKDYFEESKDLIRSEGGGGGGPPRWFSPLDCGSRLDDSPLLLCLPGIDGVGLGLIMHHQSLGEIFDIWCLHIPVKDRTSFTDLVKLVEQTVRSENCHSPNRPIYLVGESLGACLALAVAVRNPDIDLSLILANPGTSFEKSQLQPLIPLLGIIPVQYQLSLSYMLSSMTGDPLRMTMDKVMKGLTLQQTAEGLLKDVAAMSSYVYVLANILPEDTLLWKLKMLKSASAFANSRLHAVKAQTLLLTSGRDQLLPSEDEGKRLHRALPKCEIRRFNDNGHYLFLEDGVDLVTVIKGASFYRRGKCRDYVFDYIPPTPSEFKNICESNRLFMRATSPVMLSTLEDGKIVKGLAGIPSEGPVLFIGYHMLLGYELVPMVMNILLERNILMRGMAHPMMFMRKKEGNLPELSSFDTYRIMGAVPVSGTNLYKLLSSKAHVLLYPGGLREACHRKGEQYKLIWPEQSEFVRMAARFGAKIVPFGVAGEDDFGEIVFDYDDQMKIPFVKDFIKSLSEEADTVRSGLNSEVNQDIHSPVVLPKFPGRFYYYFGKPIETEGRMSELRDKDNAHELYMQVKSEVEKCLAFLQEKRESDPYRNLLARLAYQSTHGFDSEVPTFEL